The genomic window GAGTTATCTTCGTTAGATATTTAGGTGTGACATATTTtagtatatttgtaaataagCTGAGGTTGCACCACCTTTCCATTTGTGTACCCTATCTGTGATGATGGTACGGCAGAGGGGGCAGGTCTTTTCCTGATTGAACCACAGCACCATGCATTCCTCGCAGAAGATATGCTGTCAAAAAACAATATGGTATTTGTAACATACTTCTAAATAAATACAggtcatggaaaagttcatttatttcagtaattcaactcaaatagtgaaactcgtattatataaaattcagtacacacagacaagtAGTTTTTGGTACTTtcaattgtgatgattttggctctcATTttacaaaaacccaccaatacACTattaaaaaattagaatacttcatTAGAcatttagtgaattgttggccttctggaaagtatgttcaaTTACTTTATATGTACTCAATATGGGaaggggctccttttgctttaattactgcttCAATTCAGCATGGAATGGAGATGATCAGTCtctggcactgctgaggtggaagcccaggtttctttgacagtggcttTTAGTTCATCTCGTTTCTCATTTTGCTCTTGACAATACAGGTTTGGTGAGTTTGCAGGCCAGTCAAGCACatcaacaccatggtcatttaaccaacttttgtgTGGAGAGGTGCCacatcctgctggaaaatgaaatcagcatctttaaaaaagcCGGTCAGCAGAAGGAACTTTGAaccactgggcaacagtccagttcttcttctccttagcccagctaagacgCCTCTGATGTTGTCTGTGGTTAGGaagtggcttaacaagaggaacaactgtagccaaattctTTGACACATCtttgtgtggtggctcttgatgccttgaccacagcatcagtccattccttgtgaagttcaaccaaattttttaatcaattttgcTTGACAAGTCTCTCAAGGCTGtggttggttgtgcatctttttctttctgttaacatgcttggatacagcactctgaacagccagcttctttgacaatgaatgtttgtggcttgtGAAGGGggtcaatgattgtcttcttgacaactgtcagatcagctGTCTCActatgattgtgtagcctagtgaaccaaagtgagagaccattttgatggctcaggaaacctttgcaggtgttttgagttgattagctgactGGCATGTCACCTTATTCAAATTTTCTGAGATACCAGGCTTAAACcacttcagtctgtgtgaactgaatttatataatacacaagtttcagtATTTGAgatgaattactgaaataaatgaacttttccacaacattataatttattgagatgcacctgtagaTATGCAAATACTATTAATATAAACAAGCACACATTTTTTATGCATTGAAGTTCCAATTCATTCAGTACGAaggtgtttatgttttgtgcagGCCACTTAAATTCTTTCACTccaactagtgttaatttcgtcagacgagacgagacgaaatatgttcgtcaacaaccttttctttcatgactaagacgagacgatgacaagactgcaccactgtccaaaaacgctgactaagactaaattaacatgcattattgttaaaaaaaaaaatgaaaaaagacgagacgaaaatgttttgtataaaataatatctaagataaaatctctcttcattttcgtctacaattgtctctgctttttcatcagctgttatgcctttaaaatattcagaacgagttcgcagCTTTGCGCTGTTTactgtgtgcgtagaaagaattcgtccacaagccgctcaaaaaaaataattaaaaaatcctgagcgcaagtacaccgtctaggcaggctttttgtgttaaattatatttcctgtcactgcgcaggctcttttattgtacatgacagcttatgtcccgatgaccggtctttgcattacgattaaaagcagtatcaataaagtaaaaaaatgtgatcagtcaagttcgagtgaaacacatgtgaaacactttttttcctgAAACTAATGTCAGTAGTAATCtctgtaataatgtgttattttaaaaagactacaattttttgactaaaactagactaacaaaaaaagatatgtgaatgactaaatatgactaaaactaacaaggacattttgtataagactaagactaaattaaaaataggtgacgaaattaacactaactccaaccttggcaaactATGTGTTTGCacaccttgctttgtgcacaaggcATTGTCACCCTGGTTTCAGCAAGGTCTCTTAGTAAAGGTAAATTATAATACTAAAGCATACAAGGATATTCTATAAAATTGTGTGTTTCCAACATTGTGGCAACAATTTGAGGAAAGCCCAAATACTGGTGTGATAGCCTATATGGCCAAGAATTGGTGGACACTGAccatgtttatataaatgattcAGCTCTGCAAGTACTGCTGTTCTACCCTGACAGTTAATGGGGCGAAACCTCTGCCTTAGTTGACTACAGATAATGTAATACTATAACAATTATTTGACTAACGTTTAGAATACACTTGCACTTTTATTTCACTACCAATTTTCCAAGGATATATTTTGAATGCAGAAACACATTAAATTTACTTTGCAAAGCTTGATGCATAAGATAAATTTGGGCCCTACACCAGGCACAATCCAAAAACACCACAGTACAAAAGAaaagttatttcctgttcttAACCATGTTATATAACTGCAACAAACAGTCATTGTTTATTTGGTGAAGTTGTTTATGGTTGATTGTTGCATGTAtcaaattagaataaaatattttatcccATAAAGCAGTGGTGTCCACTCTtttccggaaagggccggtgtgggtgcaggttttcattccaaccaagcagaagccacaacAGAGTCTACTacaagccaagaacaactgattaaacaggtggaatcaggtgtggcttctgcttggttggaatgaaaacctgcacccacactggcccattgcggataagattggacaccgctgccaTAATGCATCCTGTATTAGACTATTGGGCTGGAGTTTCCATGAGTGACTGCACTTAAAATCACAGCTCATTCAATGCAGATTCGTTCATACTTCATTCCATGAGTTCACGTCACATCACAAATCAATATTGAATATTAGCCCTTAACTttctttcagaaagaaaaatagtaaAACTGCAAAAGACCTTGTAACAGTGAGCATATCTTTATGTGCATTAGACACAATAACTTGCCTTGGTCCACCTATTTTGCAAGCTGGATACAGAAGGTTTAAAAGACATGAAGTTCCTTGACTTACCTGACACAACAGAACTCGAGGTTGCTTAAAATTGGACTGACAGATAAGACAAAGATCCCCAGCACTACAGCACTGGGACTGAGTTGCAGGAGTCCCATTCACCTATATACAAGTGGAAAATTAAGAGTTCATACTACAAAAGTTAGAGCAGAAACCAAACACCAGAATCGAAAAATGGTAAGTGCAAATATCAACATTAAAAGTAGAAAATTACCTCTAAAGTGAGAAAGTTCTGTACTGCATTCTGCAGGGATCCCCACCGACTGTAAATTTCCAGAAGCTGAACAGAATTGAAACAATAAAACCTTTGACAGCAGGAGATATAAAACAGTAGCCTTATACTAATACAATCACAGTGTTATTTGCAATGgaacttaaataaaatatatttttttttaaaattacaatttGTGGGGAAACAAATGGCAATTCAACAAAAATTCAcaattgattaattttttttttcaaaagaaagattcattttctttaaatcacAGACAAATTAACTACTTCTGTTTTTAAGATGATCCATATAGACAGCCTAATATTTTCAATTCTTACCTTCAGAATAATGTAAAGCAAGGCTAAAAGAATATCCATGGTAACTTCCAGAGAGCCATCAACCATTTTGGATGTAAGTAAGTAGTGGAACCAGGGAGGCACAGGAGTGATTACTTGATAAAACTGCCCAAGTTCTTCTATGAACATGTAACACTGACCCTGCCAAGGGCAGAGAGAGTACACTGAAAACACCACccaattcaaattaaaatatgcTATAGCAAACCAAAGTCATACCCGTCTCTTGTACACCATGACACAGGAAGGGAGAAGAAGTATAAGGCACTTTAATCCCATAAAGACGAACTTCACAATGAAACCAGTTACTCCCACAGTCCAGAAAACTTTCCAGATATCTATAGGCTCAACACGAGGATTCATGAGGATGAGGCTaagagagggaaaagaaaacaagacatcACACAAGGCCTAGCCTAGTTTATTTACGAGACAGATATAACaaatattattctattttaatattacagGGAATAATACAAACCAGTAATAAAGTGA from Tachysurus vachellii isolate PV-2020 chromosome 20, HZAU_Pvac_v1, whole genome shotgun sequence includes these protein-coding regions:
- the rnft1 gene encoding E3 ubiquitin-protein ligase RNFT1 is translated as MKPRLQYGRRASHEFRRELTSRESTGMPTELSSQDGTGLSFTLQPELVTSSRTANTVENTDDRVSIDSSLTGEEHGTRSASRRLRPAGLSHSHSRSRSHMHADASCSHTDLEAGEHSASISDLRYLICWVQKSLPFIIIICSKLILQHALGLAVGVGLFITFLHVNKNIQAQVLLQDRRSKLQCFSVLSFLMASSLLLYYTFEMDSLYYCLILMNPRVEPIDIWKVFWTVGVTGFIVKFVFMGLKCLILLLPSCVMVYKRRGQCYMFIEELGQFYQVITPVPPWFHYLLTSKMVDGSLEVTMDILLALLYIILKLLEIYSRWGSLQNAVQNFLTLEVNGTPATQSQCCSAGDLCLICQSNFKQPRVLLCQHIFCEECMVLWFNQEKTCPLCRTIITDRVHKWKGGATSAYLQIY